The following proteins are co-located in the Solanum pennellii chromosome 8, SPENNV200 genome:
- the LOC114078310 gene encoding uncharacterized protein LOC114078310 has product MEKILATMTILCQKMEKIESEVQILKNTVNSQQHDSKHAELSQQHDSKHAELEDDVGKHLKTHNKTIYAAAGSTSTGGSTTKKEDGKTKYTNKNMNKLFSKPYLPENTQKDIFVPPQVNTYKTSLDSHKQIYNHITRTYIENIHKIQTFLNLNPRAKNTQNPNENYITQHLQGCNKLIAQPGTNSNLVATCYNYGLLSIVYTTTGEEVTKIQELHKAFLHYKRITKGTLFFIKFYSATAEILYGEIKPIIQVIKIGLTKEMIIPEKIEVQEEIQRVNIPEFYANKRTIGIATILNELSNNYLNENAIWSYYNRDQTMIYSNCRELKTADMEELRQWILSLLKPEQPPTTRAIRKILFHQI; this is encoded by the coding sequence ATGGAAAAAATACTAGCTACAATGACAATACTTTGTcagaaaatggaaaaaatagaaAGCGAAGTACAAATACTAAAAAACACAGTTAacagtcagcagcatgactcaAAACATGCGGAGctaagtcagcagcatgactcaAAACATGCGGAGCTAGAAGATGACGTTGGGAAACACCTTAAAACCCATAACAAAACGATATATGCAGCTGCAGGTAGCACATCTACAGGAGGATCAACTACAAAAAAGGAAGATGGTAAgacaaaatacacaaataaaaatatgaacaagCTATTTTCCAAACCATACCTTCCAGAAAATACCCAAAAAGACATATTTGTACCCCCACAAGTAAATACCTACAAAACAAGTTTGGACtcacataaacaaatatataaccATATCACCAGGacgtatatagaaaatatacacaaaataCAAACCTTTTTGAATCTAAACCCCAGAGctaaaaatacccaaaatccaaatgaaaattatataaccCAACACTTACAGGGATGTAATAAACTTATAGCACAACCAGGTACTAATTCAAATCTAGTAGCAACTTGCTACAATTATGGACTTTTGAGTATAGTATATACGACAACAGGAGAAGAAGTAACTAAGATACAAGAACTACACAAAGCATTTCTACATTATAAAAGAATAACTAAAggaactttattttttataaagttttacTCAGCAACTGCAGAGATACTATACGGCGAAATTAAACCTATAATACAAGTTATCAAAATAGGTTTAACCAAAGAAATGATAATCCCGGAAAAAATAGAAGTACAAGAAGAAATACAAAGAGTAAATATCCCAGAATTCTATGCAAATAAAAGGACTATTGGGATAGCTACCATTTTGAATGAATTATCAAACAATTATCTAAATGAAAATGCAATTTGGAGCTACTACAATCGAGACCAGACGATGATATACTCCAATTGCAGAGAGCTAAAAACAGCAGATATGGAAGAACTACGCCAATGGATATTAAGCTTGCTGAAGCCAGAACAGCCACCTACCACAAGAGCTATcagaaaaattttatttcaccAAATCTGA